From a single Vibrio tubiashii genomic region:
- a CDS encoding class I SAM-dependent methyltransferase: MGPLYHIQSKSDREAVLREAHRVLKPNGALYQPFLCFRFARKNV; encoded by the coding sequence TTGGGACCGCTTTATCATATACAATCAAAATCAGACCGAGAGGCAGTGCTGAGAGAAGCTCATCGAGTTTTAAAACCAAATGGGGCTCTCTACCAGCCGTTTCTTTGTTTCAGGTTTGCTCGCAAAAATGTCTAA